One Luteolibacter flavescens genomic region harbors:
- a CDS encoding helicase-related protein translates to MSPRPDTASVIAGLKDFQRSTVEYVFDRFYGEDPTRRFLVADEVGLGKTLVARGVIARAIDHLWETVERIDVIYVCSNADIARQNVQRLGIPGCNATTQSTRLTLLPLQLQDLRKNRVNFIALTPGTSFDQNNYGGTVPERVLLYSLLDEAWNLKGSRRPLNVLCDYASVTSFEKALKSFDRTSVNRPLAEAFIRQLAQQVADETARGVPNLRTRFEDLLRTFHRNDITPGREATVRRTRWIGNLRRLLARVCLNALEPDLIIFDEFQRFNHLLNDRSEAGELAQSLFESEAGHGARLLLLSATPYKSLSLHHEQEDDQFSEFSTLLSFLERSSGPDCSAVLEDYRSALPSVRCPEGLASLKKAKDQLQERLRKVMARTEKLANSTTRAGMFHERESAGLQLKSHDVRAFLGAQKVAEHLEEGDVVDYWKSAPYLFNFMDTYALKSAFKDTTGDRDLIGLIQSFPESFLPVDQMQSYKPVDPSNPRLRGLLAETVDRGMWRLLWLPPSLSYYEPAGPYADPALQGATKRLVFSAWHVVPKAVSALVSYEAERRMMRSSSPKGSLTAEILQKKRGLLRFGISAGRLTGLPLMGLVYPCITFARELDPRDLARTGHFSALEVLEVFESRLKTLVESLAIDSDTTGNPDERWYWIVPMLLDFRFFPKQSREWWKLEELSSRWAGAESAEEDAGWSRHVQDAKETVERIRYDGLVLGPPPPDLFKVLALIASAGPATAALRALARVTELAPGACLRTRISAAQAGRAFLTLFNHVEVTEMVRAEFKAYAYWRRVLEYSHAGQLQAVLDEYSHVLRESLGGSSSSSAEVAEGIAAELIASVTLRVASLRVDRIDAPKYAREVKVSDESMRIRFAMRFGDERRNEELGPPIVGSSGTRKERVRGAFNSPFWPFVLVSTSVGQEGLDFHHYCHAITHWNLPANPVDLEQREGRVHRYKGHAIRKNLASAHGLEALARDEGDAWNDLFALARSSRGAGDNDLVPYWHYPGEAMIERHVPALPFSREVDRLSLLRKSLALYRLVLGQSRQEDLIAYLLTEVPEAERAAIITELRIDLSPPSRNP, encoded by the coding sequence ATGAGCCCGCGTCCCGACACTGCATCCGTCATCGCCGGGTTGAAGGACTTTCAACGCTCGACGGTGGAGTACGTTTTCGATCGGTTCTATGGAGAAGACCCGACCCGTCGATTCCTCGTGGCCGATGAGGTCGGGCTCGGAAAAACGCTCGTTGCGCGGGGCGTGATTGCCCGGGCCATCGATCATCTCTGGGAGACGGTCGAACGGATCGATGTGATTTATGTCTGCTCCAACGCCGACATCGCAAGGCAGAATGTTCAGCGACTCGGCATCCCCGGATGCAACGCAACAACCCAATCAACCCGCCTCACTCTTCTCCCTCTGCAACTTCAAGATCTCCGGAAGAATCGCGTGAACTTCATCGCGCTTACCCCGGGAACTTCCTTCGATCAGAACAACTATGGCGGAACGGTTCCGGAACGTGTGCTGCTCTACTCGCTTCTGGATGAGGCTTGGAACCTAAAGGGATCCCGAAGGCCGCTCAACGTGCTGTGCGATTACGCCAGTGTGACTTCATTCGAGAAAGCGCTGAAGTCTTTCGACCGAACGAGCGTGAACCGCCCTCTTGCCGAGGCCTTCATCCGGCAGCTTGCGCAGCAAGTGGCTGACGAGACCGCCAGAGGTGTGCCGAACTTGCGCACACGCTTTGAAGATCTGCTGCGGACCTTTCACCGGAACGACATAACGCCCGGGCGGGAAGCCACGGTGCGCCGGACCCGCTGGATCGGAAACCTCCGCCGGCTACTTGCGCGAGTGTGTTTGAATGCGCTGGAACCGGACCTGATCATTTTTGACGAGTTCCAGAGATTCAACCATCTCCTCAACGATCGCTCCGAAGCAGGCGAGCTCGCGCAATCCTTGTTCGAATCAGAAGCTGGCCACGGTGCCCGCCTGCTGCTCCTTTCCGCGACACCTTACAAGAGCCTAAGCCTGCATCACGAGCAAGAGGACGATCAGTTCTCGGAGTTTTCCACGCTGCTCAGCTTTCTGGAGAGGTCTTCTGGCCCGGACTGTTCCGCAGTGTTGGAGGACTACCGCTCCGCCCTGCCCTCTGTGCGTTGTCCTGAGGGACTGGCCTCTCTCAAGAAAGCGAAGGATCAGCTCCAGGAACGCCTGCGGAAGGTCATGGCACGGACCGAGAAGCTTGCAAACAGTACAACCCGTGCCGGGATGTTCCACGAGCGGGAGTCGGCCGGACTACAACTGAAGTCTCACGACGTGCGGGCCTTCCTGGGAGCCCAAAAGGTCGCTGAACATTTGGAGGAAGGGGACGTCGTCGATTACTGGAAGTCGGCTCCCTACCTCTTCAATTTTATGGATACCTACGCGTTGAAATCCGCGTTCAAGGATACAACCGGAGACCGCGACCTTATCGGGTTGATCCAGAGTTTTCCGGAGTCTTTTTTGCCGGTCGATCAGATGCAGTCCTACAAGCCTGTTGATCCATCAAATCCACGCCTGCGTGGCCTTTTGGCGGAAACCGTGGACCGGGGCATGTGGCGGCTGCTTTGGCTCCCACCCTCCTTGAGCTACTACGAGCCCGCCGGACCATATGCCGACCCAGCCCTACAGGGGGCGACCAAACGATTGGTGTTTTCCGCCTGGCATGTGGTGCCGAAAGCTGTCTCGGCCCTGGTGTCCTATGAAGCGGAAAGACGGATGATGCGTTCCTCTTCGCCAAAGGGGAGCTTGACCGCAGAGATCCTGCAAAAGAAGCGCGGTTTGCTGCGCTTTGGAATCTCGGCCGGACGATTGACCGGCCTACCTCTTATGGGGCTTGTGTATCCGTGCATCACTTTTGCCCGCGAGCTCGACCCGCGGGATTTGGCGCGTACAGGACACTTCTCTGCTTTGGAGGTGCTCGAAGTTTTCGAGAGCAGGCTGAAAACCTTGGTGGAGAGCCTAGCCATCGACTCGGATACTACAGGCAATCCCGACGAGCGTTGGTATTGGATTGTCCCGATGCTCTTGGATTTCCGGTTCTTCCCGAAGCAATCCCGGGAGTGGTGGAAATTGGAGGAACTCTCCTCACGCTGGGCTGGCGCCGAATCGGCAGAGGAAGATGCCGGTTGGTCCCGGCACGTACAGGACGCGAAGGAAACTGTTGAGCGCATTCGCTACGACGGGCTGGTGCTCGGCCCGCCTCCACCTGACCTCTTCAAGGTTCTGGCACTGATCGCCTCAGCCGGCCCTGCCACTGCAGCGCTCCGGGCATTGGCCCGCGTCACCGAACTCGCTCCCGGAGCCTGCTTGAGAACCCGCATCTCCGCGGCACAGGCTGGCAGGGCTTTTCTGACACTCTTCAACCACGTCGAGGTCACCGAAATGGTCCGGGCTGAATTCAAGGCATACGCATATTGGCGACGGGTTCTCGAGTATTCCCACGCAGGTCAGCTTCAGGCGGTCCTGGATGAATACTCCCATGTTCTTCGCGAATCGCTCGGAGGCTCGTCTTCATCCAGCGCCGAGGTTGCGGAGGGAATTGCCGCCGAGTTGATTGCGTCGGTGACTCTCCGCGTTGCTTCGCTTCGCGTGGATCGGATCGATGCTCCAAAGTATGCTCGCGAGGTCAAAGTGTCGGATGAGTCGATGCGGATACGGTTTGCCATGCGCTTCGGTGATGAGAGAAGGAACGAGGAACTTGGCCCGCCAATTGTGGGCTCTTCCGGCACACGGAAAGAGCGAGTCCGGGGTGCCTTCAATTCGCCGTTCTGGCCTTTCGTCCTGGTATCAACCTCTGTCGGTCAAGAAGGCTTGGATTTTCATCACTATTGTCACGCGATCACCCATTGGAATCTTCCGGCGAATCCGGTGGACTTGGAGCAACGCGAAGGCCGCGTCCATCGCTACAAGGGCCATGCCATTCGAAAGAATCTTGCTTCGGCTCATGGCCTCGAAGCTCTGGCAAGGGATGAAGGGGACGCGTGGAATGATCTCTTCGCTTTAGCACGGTCCAGCCGGGGAGCCGGAGACAATGATTTGGTGCCCTATTGGCACTACCCAGGTGAAGCCATGATTGAACGGCACGTTCCTGCTCTTCCGTTCAGTCGAGAAGTTGATCGCCTGTCTTTGCTTCGAAAGTCGCTCGCCCTTTATCGACTGGTGTTGGGTCAGAGCCGACAGGAAGATCTCATCGCCTACCTCTTGACCGAGGTTCCAGAGGCGGAGCGTGCAGCAATTATCACGGAGCTTAGGATCGATTTGAGCCCGCCAAGCCGAAATCCGTGA